In a single window of the Terriglobales bacterium genome:
- a CDS encoding sensory rhodopsin transducer has product MNDAIGARVWAIAEGYIPSESHGPAPQMTSHETACLLNAGDREARIEITIFYKDREPSGPYRVTLPPRRTLHLRFNDLRDPEPIPRDTDYSSVIRSDVPIVVQHTRLDSRQAENALLTTIAFPAA; this is encoded by the coding sequence ATGAACGATGCGATCGGAGCAAGAGTCTGGGCCATCGCCGAAGGCTACATCCCGTCGGAGAGCCACGGCCCCGCGCCGCAGATGACCAGCCACGAGACCGCCTGCCTGCTCAACGCCGGCGACCGCGAGGCGCGCATCGAGATCACCATCTTCTATAAGGACCGCGAGCCCAGCGGGCCGTACCGCGTCACCCTGCCGCCGCGCCGCACACTGCACCTGCGCTTCAACGACCTGCGCGACCCCGAGCCCATCCCGCGCGACACCGACTACTCCAGCGTCATCCGCTCCGACGTCCCCATCGTCGTGCAGCACACGCGCCTCGACTCGCGCCAGGCGGAGAACGCCCTGCTCACCACCATCGCGTTTCCGGCCGCCTGA